A part of Gramella sp. MAR_2010_147 genomic DNA contains:
- a CDS encoding MBL fold metallo-hydrolase, producing MKITEIAPDLFRISIYIKELNLQFNHFLIRDEQPMLYHAGMKQLFPILKEAVSTLIEPKEIRWIGFSHFEVDECGALNEWLQIAPNAQPVCSEVGALVNMSDFSLKPTHAMATDDVLSTGKYSYRFIRTPHLPHGWDAGVLFEETNKTLLCSDLFHQNGDQKALTNNDILGLHKNSMLEFDNGPLMGYTPYTKHTKGIIETLAHLQPKTLATMHGSSFNGNCEQALLDLDSVLREVWEDDKIPSQMK from the coding sequence ATGAAAATCACAGAAATTGCACCAGACCTTTTTAGAATCTCCATCTATATTAAAGAGTTGAACCTACAATTCAACCATTTTCTTATAAGAGATGAACAACCTATGCTTTATCATGCGGGAATGAAGCAATTATTTCCAATTTTAAAAGAAGCGGTTTCGACATTAATAGAACCTAAAGAAATAAGATGGATTGGTTTTAGTCATTTTGAAGTGGATGAGTGTGGAGCCTTGAACGAGTGGTTGCAAATTGCGCCTAATGCACAACCGGTTTGCAGTGAAGTTGGGGCGCTAGTAAACATGAGTGATTTCTCTTTAAAGCCAACCCATGCTATGGCAACAGATGATGTTCTTAGTACTGGTAAATACAGCTATCGTTTTATACGGACTCCTCACCTACCGCATGGATGGGACGCGGGAGTACTATTTGAAGAAACAAACAAGACTCTTTTGTGTTCAGATTTATTCCATCAGAACGGTGATCAAAAGGCTCTCACAAATAACGATATCCTGGGATTACATAAAAACTCCATGCTTGAATTTGACAACGGACCTTTAATGGGATATACTCCGTATACCAAACACACCAAGGGAATTATAGAAACCCTGGCCCACTTGCAGCCAAAGACTCTTGCAACCATGCATGGCTCCTCATTCAATGGTAATTGTGAACAGGCATTGTTGGATCTGGATTCAGTATTGAGGGAGGTTTGGGAAGATGATAAGATTCCGAGTCAAATGAAATAA
- a CDS encoding helix-turn-helix domain-containing protein translates to MISVKEIKPSPSLRPYVECYSYGTYNTNAEPEASLQIVPNGCLELIIHLDDKHCQMMTSEHSWDMSPDYMLIGLLTRVYEVKFPHPVQVFTIRFRPEALYNLFGIQGVEMTDSYQDTNLLFGQVFKEFCHRIREEKNLNLLVQRTDKFLNNMLERSIANSDYILKAANILRHSQIPNIKELSGKVYISQRQLERRFKEVIGISPKKYLKIIRINRVMKLMEENVPMDLTSMAYHCGYYDQSHFIKDFRQITHLNPSIFRKERKDYIVLTSRKSS, encoded by the coding sequence ATGATTTCTGTAAAAGAAATAAAACCTTCGCCGAGTCTAAGACCCTACGTGGAGTGTTATTCCTACGGAACTTACAATACAAATGCAGAGCCGGAAGCCTCCCTTCAAATTGTACCCAATGGATGCCTGGAACTTATAATTCATTTGGATGATAAACATTGCCAGATGATGACTTCAGAGCATAGTTGGGATATGTCTCCAGATTATATGCTTATTGGATTATTAACTAGGGTTTATGAAGTTAAATTTCCGCATCCTGTTCAGGTTTTTACTATTAGGTTTAGACCTGAAGCTCTTTATAACCTCTTCGGAATTCAAGGTGTAGAAATGACCGATAGCTATCAGGATACAAATCTTTTATTCGGACAGGTATTCAAAGAATTCTGTCACCGGATTAGAGAAGAAAAAAACCTCAATCTGTTAGTGCAAAGAACTGATAAGTTTTTGAATAATATGCTGGAACGTTCTATAGCCAATTCAGATTATATCCTTAAAGCAGCTAATATTTTACGCCACTCTCAAATTCCCAATATAAAAGAACTCTCCGGCAAGGTCTATATAAGTCAGAGACAATTGGAAAGAAGATTTAAGGAAGTGATCGGTATAAGTCCAAAGAAATATTTGAAAATCATCAGGATCAATCGGGTCATGAAATTAATGGAGGAAAATGTACCCATGGATCTTACCAGCATGGCTTATCATTGTGGGTATTATGATCAGTCCCATTTTATCAAAGACTTTAGACAAATCACCCACCTAAACCCAAGCATTTTTCGCAAAGAGCGCAAAGATTACATCGTGCTAACCAGTAGGAAAAGCAGTTAA